GAAACTGTTCCTTTGACACCAGAAAAGGTTAAAAGAGTAGCACTCTTCCAGATTTTCTTCAATGGTCGTTTGGTCCGCCAAGATCTTTGGGCAAAAACTGCACTAATCATAACAAAGCGAATGCCAAACATAGTCGCTGTTAAGAGGACGATAGCAAGAAGCATCCAGAGATTATCGTAGGTACTACTACGTAGCACTGGAGCTGCCAAGCTCGGCAGTTCCGTACCCAAGAGGAAAAAGACCATGCCATTAAGCATAAAGGTAATGGTTCCCCAAATCGTATGGGAAACATTATCCAGCTTGGCATCAAAAACGGTGATTTTTTTGAAACGACTGGCAAGCGAGATCCCTGCTACTACCACAGCAATAATTCCAGAAGCATGAATTTCCTCAGCGACAAAGTAAGAAGAAATCGGTAATACTAACTCTAGTAAGAGGGCACCTGTAACATCTGCAGCATCCATATTGTCCAAAATGGTCAAAAAGAGGCGATTAAATAAGGCTGTAATCAAGCCAACTAAAAAACCACCAAGCACAGAAATAAGCAAATTCCAGCTCGCACCAAGTAGGGAGAAGGCACCTGTCGTCAAAGCAGTCACTGCCACCTGAAAGGCAACCAAGCCAGAGGCATCGTTTAGAAGACCTTCCCCCTGCAAAATGTAGCTAATCCACTTTGGAAAACTGAAACGTTTAGAAATAGCTGAATAGGCTACTAAATCCGTTGGCCCAAGAGCCGCCCCAATGGCTAGGCAGGCAGACAAAGGCACAGCAGCAGGCAAGACGGCCTTAGCAAGATAACCGATTCCTAGCGTCGAGACAAAGATCACTGGAAATATCAAAAATAGAATCAACTTCCAGTTGCGTAAAATACTAGTAATATCACTCTCTCCACCTTCACGAAACAGCAAGGGAGCAATAATAAACGCTAGAAAAAGTTCTGTTTCAAGCTCAAAAGCTTTCCCTTTAAAAAGTAAACCGATACCCACTCCAAAAATAATTTGAATCAAGGGTAAGGGCAGACGAGGGAAAACACGATTGATAACATTCGATAGTATCAAGCTAAAAAGAAGAACAAGCAAAGCTAATGATAAATGCATAGCTCCTCCTACCCTTCCTTATGGCAACAATTTGAGAATAATTCTTTTTGCTTACTAATCTTTTTATCAATAGCAGTCACGTCTTCCTTGGCCAAAAGTTTATGACAACGTTCGACCTCAAGACTAGCTAGTTTCTTCTTAATTTTAGCTGTTTTACGATTATCGACCTTCTTCAAAGTGTCCTCATCGCCCTGTTTATCTATATATTTGGCCTGCATATTTGCAAGTTTTTCTTTAATATCTGTAATCATTGTAATTTCTCCAACATCACCAAAAATGGTGGGGTATTAATTTGATTGAGGGGTTGGTAAAGCATGGCTGTAAAATCACGCTGATCTAAACCGATAACGTACTCAAGCACAGCATCCTTCTCCATATCGCCACCATTATGACCGTAGTAAATCATAATAGCCAAGCGACCACCAACCTCTAAGCGGTCAAGAATCTTCTCAATGGCCTCAAGAGTCGTGTGGGGCTTAGTGATGACACTCTTGTCTGCAGATGGCAGATAGCCCAAATTGAAAATAGCCGCTCGAATAGGCTCCGTAACATAACGATCAAGATTTTCATGACCATCTAAAATGAGTTCTGCATTTTCAATTTCCAAGTCTAACAAGCGTTGACGAGTCTTTTCAAGTGCCTGCTCCTGCACGTCAAAGGCATAAACCTTTTTAGCAAGACCAGCCAGAAAGGCTGTATCGTTCCCATTTCCCATGGTTGCATCAACAGCGACACTCTCATCGTCCAGCACTTCTGCTAAAAAGTCATGAGACAGATGAATCGGACGTTTAATCATGCTTTTTCCTCCTTCTTGCTAGCTACTTTGCATCCTTGCCATGAGTCGCGACGTTCCATCTCTTTGTCAATGGCATTGAGGACCTCCCACTTGTTGAGACTCCACATAGGACCAATCAACATATCTCGTGGCGCATCACCAGTGATACGATGAATGACGATATCCTGAGGGATAATTTCCAATTGGTCACAGATGATGGACACATACTCTTCCTGATTCAGCAATTTAAGACGCCCCTCGTGGTAGTCTCTTTGCATACGCGTATTGGTCATCAGGTGGAGGAGGTGGAGTTTAATCCCCTGAATGTCATTATCCGTCACACAACGGCGAACATTTTCCACCATCATCTCGTGGGTTTCCCCTGGCAGCCCATTAATCAGATGCGACACAATCTCAGCCTTTGGCGCACGCTCACGCACACGCTTAACCGTCTCCACATAGAGATCATAGCTGTGTGCTCGGTTAATGAGCTCTGACGTTTCTTCATAAGTCGTCTGCAAGCCAAGTTCGACGGTCACATGCATACGTTCTGTGAGTTCTGCCAGATAATCAATCACATCGTCTGGCAAACAGTCTGGGCGGGTACCGATATTGATGCCAACAACACCAGGCTCATTGATAGCCTGTTCGTAGCGGTCCTTGATAACTTCAAGCGGCGCGTGGGTATTGGTAAAATTTTGAAAATAAACCAGATATTTTTGAACTTCTGGCCACTTGCGGTGCATGAAGTCAATCTCATGGTAAAACTGCTCACGAATCGGTGCCTCAGGTGCTACAATAGCATCCCCAGACCCCGATACCGTACAAAAGGTACAGCCACCGTGGGCCACTGTGCCATCACGATTGGGACAATCAAAACCCGCATCAATTGGTAGTTTGAAAATCTTTTCGCCAAAAATCTCACGATAGTAATCATTGACTGTTCTATAACGTTTTTTCATAAAGACTATTATAACACTTTGACCTAAAAAAGAGAGTAAGACTCAGACAAAAATCATGGATTTCTGCCTGTCCTACTCTCTTCTTATTTAGTCTTTTTCAAATAATCAATAGCTTCTTGAGCTGTTTTAACAGGGACGATTTTCATCTTGGTTCCCAGTTTCTTAGCAGCTTCCTTGGCCTCTTGATAGTTAGTCTTGGCATCCGGATCAGCCTTTTTCATTTCCTTGGTTACTGGATTATTTGGTACAAAGAAAATGTCTGCACCACTATCAGCCGCTGATTTCACCTTAAGGTAGGCACCACCGATATCACCAACAGAGCCATCCTTTTCAATAGTCCCTGTTCCAGCAATCTTTCGGCCAGCCTTGAGGTCTTGACCAGACACCTGATCGTAAATTGCCAGAGTAAACATAAGACCCGCACTGGGCCCTCCGACACCATCAAGTTTAAACTTCACATCCTCAGGGCTCTTGACCTCGGTATGATCCGTCAAACCAATACCGATACCATTTTTACCATTGGCAATCTTAATGATTTTACCAGTGGCAGTCTTTTCTTTGTCATCTGTTGTATAAGTGACCTTGACCTTTGAACCAAGCTTAAGTCCTTGAACGTATTTGATCAAGTCAGTAGAATTATCAAAGCTCTTGCCATTGACAGCAGTCACTGTATCCGCAATATTGAGGACACCCTTAAAGCTAGAATCATCAGCCACTTGAAGCACATAGACACCCATATACTCCAAGCTAGCCTCCTTACCAGCCAGAGTCAAACCCTGATAAATCGCTTGATTTTGCGAAGTCTCCATATAAAATTGATTGATTCGCATGAAATCTTCATCAGAGTAATTTCCAGTTGCCTCCTCAGCTGTTTGAAGCTTTGCAAAGTCATTAAGCTGAGCATAGAGCATGAGGGCCAAAGTCGCCTTGGTTTGAGCCACCGCCACAAAATTATAGGATCCCTTTGAATCATCAGCTTTCTTATCTACAGTCAAGACTTCTTTAGTATCAAAAGCACCACCCGGAAGCTCAACATAATAATTATTAAGCGGGAAAAAGAGGGCAAACAGGAGGAAAAGTATCGTAAAAATACTTAATAACCACCACTTGATGCGCCAAAGTTTCCCTAATATCGATTTAGATGCGTTCTCTTTTGCCACGCTTGGCCTCCACTTCCTTAACAACTGCTTGAGGAACATAGGAACTAATATCCCCCTCAAAATAAATCAACTCACGCACACGACTCGAGGACACTGGTGTCACCTCATGACTAGCAATCAAATAAACCGTTTCAATTTCAGGTGCCAGCCCCTTATTGAAATAGTCCATATTGGCCTCATAGTCAAAATCTGTCGTATTACGAAGGCCTCGGACCAAATAAGTCACCCCAAGATTTCTGGCGATATCTACAGCCAGACTATCGTGAGCCGTTATAACCTTGACATTGGGAAGATCTGCCACGACCTCTTCCAAGATACGCTTGCGAGTCTCCACATCCCAGAAGCCCTGCTTATTTTTATTATAAAAGAGACCGATATAAAGCTCATCAAAGAGCTTGCTGGCTCTGGCAATAATATCCACATGCCCATTGGTAATCGGATCAAAAGACCCCGTAAACATAGCAATCTTTGTCATAGCATTCCTTTCTACAACTTCCCTATCAAAGGCTAACGCACGTATACGGTCACCTTACTGATACCATAGGTTTTCTGTTTCCAAATCCCAAAGTTTGAAATTTCTTCAGGCAGGTCCACAGCCTTATCCGTCTCACAAACCAACATAACTTCCTCAGCCAAGAGCCCTTGCTCTTCTAACTGAGTAATATTGGCCACAATCTGCTCTTTGGCATAAGGCGGATCTAGAAGCACCAAGTCAAACTGACCTGTCAATTGTGTCAGCGCACGCGCCGCATCCATCTTCAAAAGCTGGAACTGCTTCTCACTCTTGGTCATCTTGATATTTTCCTGGATAACAGCCTGTGCCCGACGGTCTTTTTCCACGAGGACAGCAGACGACATGCCACGACTGATAGCCTCAATAGCCAGACTACCGCTCCCAGAGAAAAGATCCAAAACACGCCCTCCATCAAAGAAAGGACCAATCATATTGAAAATGGCACCCTTGACCTTGTCCGTTGTTGGACGAGTCGTTTTGCCTTCTAACGTTTTAAGCGGACGCCCGCCAAATTCACCTGCTACAACACGCAAGTCGGTCACCTCGTTTTTACTGATTTTTAGTAAGACTTTTCTATTATACCAAAAAACACACATAGATGTTGGTC
Above is a window of Streptococcus salivarius DNA encoding:
- a CDS encoding cation:proton antiporter, with the translated sequence MHLSLALLVLLFSLILSNVINRVFPRLPLPLIQIIFGVGIGLLFKGKAFELETELFLAFIIAPLLFREGGESDITSILRNWKLILFLIFPVIFVSTLGIGYLAKAVLPAAVPLSACLAIGAALGPTDLVAYSAISKRFSFPKWISYILQGEGLLNDASGLVAFQVAVTALTTGAFSLLGASWNLLISVLGGFLVGLITALFNRLFLTILDNMDAADVTGALLLELVLPISSYFVAEEIHASGIIAVVVAGISLASRFKKITVFDAKLDNVSHTIWGTITFMLNGMVFFLLGTELPSLAAPVLRSSTYDNLWMLLAIVLLTATMFGIRFVMISAVFAQRSWRTKRPLKKIWKSATLLTFSGVKGTVSIATILLLPVANMTALEHSLLLFTVAGVTLLSFLTGILVLPKLATGPAHTTNHYMQIAILNDVVGELEKDLKQSKHQGAIYATIDNYNQRLENLILEQESNNVKEELANIRVMIMEIESEGLEYAYKKGKISELEYNLYQRYIKGLERRINRGFVSSLSYAFVVFVRGLRRLLHLVLTFRFSLDHDEILRVTRLTEENRDHIAEVYLTNTEQILEALSNLEGVYHSDLLSYMKRSRLQEAEIIQSGAFVERVITHLNPDNIDEMLRGYYLERKVINEYEQAELISSRYAKQLRKEVNTLEDYSLKETSNTLTYDMINLARGRA
- a CDS encoding tRNA (mnm(5)s(2)U34)-methyltransferase, which codes for MIKRPIHLSHDFLAEVLDDESVAVDATMGNGNDTAFLAGLAKKVYAFDVQEQALEKTRQRLLDLEIENAELILDGHENLDRYVTEPIRAAIFNLGYLPSADKSVITKPHTTLEAIEKILDRLEVGGRLAIMIYYGHNGGDMEKDAVLEYVIGLDQRDFTAMLYQPLNQINTPPFLVMLEKLQ
- a CDS encoding TIGR01212 family radical SAM protein (This family includes YhcC from E. coli K-12, an uncharacterized radical SAM protein.), producing MKKRYRTVNDYYREIFGEKIFKLPIDAGFDCPNRDGTVAHGGCTFCTVSGSGDAIVAPEAPIREQFYHEIDFMHRKWPEVQKYLVYFQNFTNTHAPLEVIKDRYEQAINEPGVVGINIGTRPDCLPDDVIDYLAELTERMHVTVELGLQTTYEETSELINRAHSYDLYVETVKRVRERAPKAEIVSHLINGLPGETHEMMVENVRRCVTDNDIQGIKLHLLHLMTNTRMQRDYHEGRLKLLNQEEYVSIICDQLEIIPQDIVIHRITGDAPRDMLIGPMWSLNKWEVLNAIDKEMERRDSWQGCKVASKKEEKA
- a CDS encoding SepM family pheromone-processing serine protease; amino-acid sequence: MFLKQLLRKWRPSVAKENASKSILGKLWRIKWWLLSIFTILFLLFALFFPLNNYYVELPGGAFDTKEVLTVDKKADDSKGSYNFVAVAQTKATLALMLYAQLNDFAKLQTAEEATGNYSDEDFMRINQFYMETSQNQAIYQGLTLAGKEASLEYMGVYVLQVADDSSFKGVLNIADTVTAVNGKSFDNSTDLIKYVQGLKLGSKVKVTYTTDDKEKTATGKIIKIANGKNGIGIGLTDHTEVKSPEDVKFKLDGVGGPSAGLMFTLAIYDQVSGQDLKAGRKIAGTGTIEKDGSVGDIGGAYLKVKSAADSGADIFFVPNNPVTKEMKKADPDAKTNYQEAKEAAKKLGTKMKIVPVKTAQEAIDYLKKTK
- the coaD gene encoding pantetheine-phosphate adenylyltransferase, translated to MTKIAMFTGSFDPITNGHVDIIARASKLFDELYIGLFYNKNKQGFWDVETRKRILEEVVADLPNVKVITAHDSLAVDIARNLGVTYLVRGLRNTTDFDYEANMDYFNKGLAPEIETVYLIASHEVTPVSSSRVRELIYFEGDISSYVPQAVVKEVEAKRGKRERI
- the rsmD gene encoding 16S rRNA (guanine(966)-N(2))-methyltransferase RsmD, producing the protein MTDLRVVAGEFGGRPLKTLEGKTTRPTTDKVKGAIFNMIGPFFDGGRVLDLFSGSGSLAIEAISRGMSSAVLVEKDRRAQAVIQENIKMTKSEKQFQLLKMDAARALTQLTGQFDLVLLDPPYAKEQIVANITQLEEQGLLAEEVMLVCETDKAVDLPEEISNFGIWKQKTYGISKVTVYVR